A section of the Suncus etruscus isolate mSunEtr1 chromosome X, mSunEtr1.pri.cur, whole genome shotgun sequence genome encodes:
- the WDR13 gene encoding WD repeat-containing protein 13 isoform X2 — protein sequence MAAVWQQVLAVDARYNAYRTPTFPQFRTQYIRRRSQLLRENAKAGHPPALRRQYLRLRSQLLGQRYGPLSEPGSARAYSNSIVRGSRTTLDRMEDFEDDPRALGARGHRRSVSRGSYQLQAQMNRAVYEDRPPGSVVPTSAAEASRAMAGDTSLSENYAFAGMYHVFDQHVDEAVPRVRFANDDRHRLACCSLDGSISLCQLVPAPPTVLHVLRGHTRGVSDFAWSLSNDILVSTSLDATMRIWASEDGRCIREIPDLDGAELLCCTFQPVNNNLTVVGNAKHNVHVMNISTGKKVKGGSSKLTGRVLALSFDAPGRLLWAGDDRGSIFSFLFDMATGKLTKAKRLVVHEGSPVTSISARSWVSREARDPSLLINACLNKLLLYRVVDNEGTLQLKRSFPIEQSSHPVRSIFCPLMSFRQGACVVTGSEDMCVHFFDVERAAKAAVNKLQGHSAPVLDVSFNCDESLLASSDASGMVIVWRREQK from the exons ATGGCTGCGGTGTGGCAGCAGGTCTTAGCAGTGGACGCGAG ATACAACGCATACCGCACACCAACGTTTCCACAGTTTCGGACACAGTATATTCGGCGGCGCAGCCAGCTGCTGCGGGAGAATGCCAAGGCAGGGCATCCTCCGGCACTGCGTCGACAGTACCTGAGGTTGCGAAGTCAGCTGTTGGGCCAGCGCTACGGGCCTCTCTCTGAACCAGGCAGTGCTCGTGCTTATAGCAACAGCATCGTCCGCGGTAGCAGAACCACCCTTGACCGCATGGAG GACTTTGAGGATGATCCCCGGGCTCTAGGGGCCCGTGGGCACCGACGTTCTGTCAGCCGAGGCTCTTATCAGCTGCAGGCACAGATGAATCGGGCAGTCTACGAGGATAG GCCCCCTGGCAGTGTGGTACCCACGTCTGCAGCCGAAGCAAGTCGAGCCATGGCTGGGGACACATCTCTGAGTGAGAACTATGCCTTTGCAGGCATGTATCATGTGTTCGACCAACATGTGGATGAAGCAG TCCCACGTGTGCGCTTTGCCAATGATGATCGGCACCGCCTGGCCTGCTGCTCCCTGGATGGCAGCATCTCATTATGCCAACTGGTGCCTGCCCCCCCCACCGTTCTGCATGTCCTGCGGGGCCACACCCGTGGCGTCTCCGACTTCGCCTGGTCCCTATCCAATGACATTCTGGTGTCTACCTCCCTGGATGCTACCATGCGTATCTGGGCTTCTGAGGATGGCCGTTGTATCCGGGAGATTCCTGACCTTGATGGCGCCGAGCTACTctgctgcaccttccagcccgtCAACAACAACCTCACTGTG GTGGGGAATGCAAAGCACAATGTACATGTGATGAACATCTCAACGGGCAAGAAAGTGAAGGGCGGCTCCAGCAAGCTGACAGGCCGTGTCCTTGCCCTATCCTTTGATGCGCCAGGCCGCCTTCTCTGGGCTGGTGATGACCGCGGCAgtattttctccttcctctttgaCATGGCCACAG GGAAGTTGACCAAAGCCAAACGTCTAGTGGTACATGAGGGTAGCCCTGTTACCAGCATTTCTGCCCGTTCCTGGGTCAGTCGGGAGGCCCGAGACCCCTCGCTGCTCATCAATGCTTGTCTCAACAAACTGCTGCTCTACAG GGTGGTAGACAATGAAGGAACCCTGCAGCTGAAGAGAAGCTTCCCCATTGAGCAGAGCTCACATCCTGTGCGCAGTATTTTCTGCCCTCTCATGTCCTTTCGCCAGGGGGCCTGTGTAG TGACAGGCAGCGAGGACATGTGCGTGCATTTCTTCGATGTGGAGCGAGCAGCAAAG